Below is a window of Candidatus Alcyoniella australis DNA.
GCCACCCCTCGGGCCCGCTGCAGGCGCGCATCCATTCGTCCTCGAGGCACAGCCGCTTGCCCAGCGAGCGGCAGATGCCGTCGGCCTGGGTCCAGCTGACCAAAATCATCGGCTGTCGGCCGCGCACGTTGGGGTATTCATAGCGGTCGATGCAGTACGGCTCGAGCTGGACCTGGCGTCGCGGCCGCGCCCAGGTCCGCTGCGGATCGTCGCTGCCGATCCAGGCCGTGCCGCCGCTGATGTAGACCATCTCCGGCGGACAGGGCCCTGCGGCGAGCATTGCGTCGGACGCGGGCAGCAGCAGCGTAAGGACCAGGATCAACAGGGCGAGGTATGGGCGTGACATCGCCCCAAAGTTAGCAGGTAGCCCGCGCTTGTCAAACGATCAAAGGATGCTGGATTACCAGGCTCAGCCATGAGAGATTTACACATTGATGAACACGTCGCGCAGACATCTCGCAACGGCGATCGTAATCGCCGTGTTGCTGGCAACGGCGTTGGTCTATCTGGGTATGC
It encodes the following:
- a CDS encoding SUMF1/EgtB/PvdO family nonheme iron enzyme, which produces MSRPYLALLILVLTLLLPASDAMLAAGPCPPEMVYISGGTAWIGSDDPQRTWARPRRQVQLEPYCIDRYEYPNVRGRQPMILVSWTQADGICRSLGKRLCLEDEWMRACSGPEGWLYPYGDEQEPGRCATELEFGTRNFPPAGSHPDCRTAEGVYDMDGSVSEWVADLYEGVPHDAWERRVVRGSTGWSSDWYGQDCTSRHFHEKWNDTFGDDGFRCCRDVAAESAP